From Brachionichthys hirsutus isolate HB-005 unplaced genomic scaffold, CSIRO-AGI_Bhir_v1 contig_468, whole genome shotgun sequence, the proteins below share one genomic window:
- the LOC137912712 gene encoding adhesion G protein-coupled receptor L4-like, with protein sequence MESLLKSPMKLVLLTAWLSSLMDPCSLSDICDSCHKLATCKSLNGSNNACFCNHGYTGDGTTFCDDDNECRNVTNICGDRGNCTNTKGSYYCTCVSGYKSTGRSKFQPNDGTECIDIDECKSGQLCGPNSRCHNANGSFYCTCQRDYIPIAGYKHFHPESGVRCEEHPQKYCHDKIDCISQTVNKTLENMINLTEPQTLLNEIAKQTSGQLTTVEVIAYVEVLRRSASTLVSGEKDYTVKTSAINSTLTKLVTAVNNLVEKDELVAWSRMKEEQREQTITKLLHAVEESALTLANKYKTPTELQIKASEMELKLFTFEAHHSKAKLSASMAEDHINLTPKLRPEEDRNGSVSVVFVRYNSICDILKPSSDPGVTDSMNAGTGEITVNSNVIAAAVKPADVYQLDHVTFTLRHNEPIDTKADVTKCAFWEYELDSLQGRWATHGCKNLHVNSSATTCSCNHLTHFAILMSSGQANLLAHSTVLTRITQLGMIISLICLSMCIFTFWFFSEIQSTRTTIHKNLCCSLFMAEFVFLVGINMYTHKLFCSVIAGLLHYFFLAAFAWMCIEGIHLYLIVVGVIYNKGFLHRNFYIFGYGSPAVVVAISATFGSKYYGTDKVCWLSTENNFIWSFIGPACLIILVNLLAYGVIIFKVYRHTVVKKPEMSHYENVRSCARGAMALLFVLGATWTFGVLHILNQTTLTAYLFTITNTFQGMFIFIFLCVLSRKIQEQYYWLFKNVPCCFECLR encoded by the exons ATGGAGTCTTTGCTCAAGTCGCCAATGAAACTTGTACTTTTGACAG CATGGCTCTCCAGTCTGATGGATCCATGCAGCCTCTCTGACATTTGCGATTCTTGTCACAAACTTGCGACATGCAAGTCCCTGAATGGATCAAACAACGCCTGCTTCTGCAACCATGGATACACCGGTGATGGAACAACATTTTGCGATG ATGATAATGAATGCCGTAATGTGACTAATATCTGTGGAGACAGGGGCAACTGCACCAACACAAAGGGCAGCTACTactgcacgtgtgtgtctggATACAAATCGACAGGACGGAGCAAATTCCAGCCCAACGATGGCACCGAATGCATCG ATATTGATGAATGCAAGTCGGGGCAGCTTTGTGGACCAAACTCACGCTGCCACAATGCGAATGGATCTTTCTATTGCACCTGTCAGCGTGATTACATCCCAATTGCAGGCTATAAGCACTTTCATCCAGAAAGTGGTGTAAGATGTGAAG AACATCCCCAAAAATACTGCCATGACAAAATCGACTGCATCTCACAGACAGTCAACAAAACACTTGAAAAT ATGATCAACCTTACCGAGCCCCAGACACTGCTGAATGAAATTGCCAAGCAGACGTCCGGTCAGCTCACCACGGTGGAAGTGATCGCATATGTTGAGGTCTTGCGTCGATCCGCATCGACACTGGTTTCAGGAGAAAAGGATTACACCGTCAAAACGTCGGCCATCAACTCAACACTTACA AAATTAGTGACAGCAGTAAACAACTTGGTGGAGAAGGACGAGCTGGTGGCTTGGAGCAGAATGAAAGAGGAGCAGCGAGAGCAAACCATCACCAAGCTGCTACACGCTGTTGAAGAAAGCGCTCTTACACTGGCCAACAAATACAAAACTCCAACTGAGCTCCAAATCAAAGCAAGTGAAATGG AGTTGAAACTCTTCACTTTTGAAGCTCATCACTCAAAAGCCAAACTGTCGGCTTCCATGGCGGAAGATCACATAAATCTAACTCCGAAATTGAGACCGGAGGAGGACAGAAATG GAAGTGTGTCGGTGGTGTTTGTGCGCTATAACAGCATCTGTGACATCCTGAAGCCGAGCAGCGACCCAGGTGTCACCGACTCCATGAATGCAGGAACAGGGGAAATCACTGTCAACTCTAATGTCATAGCAGCAGCGGTCAAACCTGCTGACGTTTACCAACTTGACCACGTCACCTTCACTCTGCGACACAATGAG CCCATCGACACTAAAGCTGATGTGACAAAGTGTGCCTTTTGGGAGTATGAGTTGGACAGCCTGCAGGGCCGCTGGGCCACTCACGGCTGCAAAAACCTCCACGTCAACAGCAGTGCAACGACCTGCTCCTGCAACCACCTCACACACTTTGCCATCCTGATGTCGTCTGGGCAAGCAAAT CTGCTGGCCCACTCTACTGTCCTGACTCGGATCACCCAGCTGGGGATGATCATCTCCCTCATCTGTTTGTCCATGTGCATCTTCACCTTCTGGTTCTTCAGCGAGATCCAGAGCACCAGAACCACCATCCACAAGAATCTGTGCTGCAGCCTTTTCATGGCTGAGTTCGTGTTCCTGGTGGGGATcaacatgtacacacacaag CTTTTCTGCTCTGTTATTGCTGGGCTGCTGCACTATTTCTTCCTCGCGGCTTTTGCCTGGATGTGCATCGAGGGCATCCATCTGTACTTAATAGTGGTTGGCGTCATCTACAACAAAGGCTTCCTGCATCGCAATTTTTACATCTTTGGCTATGGAAGCCCGGCGGTGGTGGTGGCGATCTCAGCAACATTTGGCTCCAAATATTATGGCACAGATAAAGT GTGTTGGCTGAGCACAGAAAACAACTTCATATGGAGTTTCATTGGGCCGGCATGTTTGATCATTCTG GTTAATCTCTTGGCCTATGGAGTAATCATCTTCAAAGTGTACAGACACACTGTTGTGAAGAAGCCGGAAATGAGCCACTACGAAAACGTCAG GTCCTGTGCCCGTGGTGCCATGGCTCTGCTGTTCGTGCTGGGGGCAACCTGGACCTTTGGAGTGCTTCACATCCTCAATCAGACGACTCTCACCGCCTACCTGTTCACCATTACCAACACCTTTCAGGGGATGTTCATCTTCATATTCCTCTGTGTCCTATCCAGAAAG ATTCAGGAGCAGTACTACTGGCTTTTCAAAAACGTCCCATGTTGTTTTGAATGCCTGAGATGA